One part of the Pseudomonas sp. MYb118 genome encodes these proteins:
- a CDS encoding MetQ/NlpA family ABC transporter substrate-binding protein, with protein MTQHPLSRPVKALALALGLFSSITFAADAPLKVGTTAAFAIPLEAAVEEASKQGLKVELVEFTDWIAPNVSLAAGDIDVNYFQHIPFLENAKAASGFDLVPFAPGIINNVGLYSKKYKSFDELPEGASVAIANDPINSGRGLQLLAKAGLITLKPGVGYKATEEDIVANPKKIKILQVEAVQLVRAYDDADLVQGYPAYIRLAKTFDAGSALLFDGLDHKEYVIQFVIQPDSKTDPRLIKFVDIYQHSPAVRAALDKAHGKLYQAGWES; from the coding sequence ATGACCCAACACCCCCTCTCCCGCCCAGTCAAAGCACTGGCCCTGGCCCTCGGCCTCTTCAGCTCCATCACCTTCGCCGCCGACGCGCCGCTCAAGGTCGGCACCACCGCCGCCTTCGCCATCCCACTGGAAGCCGCCGTCGAAGAGGCCAGCAAGCAGGGCCTGAAAGTCGAACTGGTGGAATTCACCGACTGGATCGCCCCCAACGTCAGCCTCGCCGCCGGCGACATCGACGTGAACTACTTCCAGCACATCCCCTTCCTGGAAAACGCCAAGGCCGCTTCCGGTTTTGACCTGGTGCCGTTCGCACCGGGCATCATCAACAACGTCGGCCTGTACTCGAAGAAATACAAGAGCTTCGACGAGCTGCCCGAAGGCGCCAGCGTCGCCATCGCCAACGACCCGATCAACAGCGGCCGTGGTTTGCAGTTGCTGGCCAAGGCCGGGCTGATCACCCTCAAGCCTGGCGTGGGCTACAAGGCCACCGAAGAGGACATCGTCGCCAACCCGAAGAAGATCAAAATCCTGCAGGTGGAAGCCGTGCAACTGGTGCGCGCCTATGACGACGCCGACCTGGTGCAGGGCTACCCGGCCTACATCCGTTTGGCGAAGACCTTCGATGCCGGCTCTGCCCTGCTGTTCGACGGCCTCGACCACAAGGAATACGTGATCCAGTTCGTGATCCAACCCGACAGCAAGACCGACCCGCGGCTGATCAAGTTCGTCGACATCTACCAACACTCGCCTGCCGTGCGCGCCGCCCTGGATAAAGCCCACGGCAAGCTCTACCAGGCCGGTTGGGAAAGCTGA
- a CDS encoding LLM class flavin-dependent oxidoreductase, protein MAEAKKKILLNAFNMNCVGHINHGLWTHPRDTSTQYKTLEYWTELAQLLERGLFDGLFIADIVGVYDVYQQSVDVPLKESIQLPVNDPLLLVSAMAAVTKNLGFGLTANLTYEAPYLFARRLSTLDHLSRGRVGWNIVTGYLDSAAKAMGLSEQVEHDRRYDQADEYLEVLYKLWEGSWENDAVLNDPQQRIYAQPGKVHKVEHRGEFYQVEGYHLCEPSPQRTPVLFQAGSSERGLLFAGRHAECVFISGQNKPSTKAQVDKVRASAIEAGRNPQDIKVFMGLNVIVGATEEQAWAKHAEYLSYASAEAGVAHFSASTGIDFSEYAIDEPIQYVKSNAIQSATKHLQNNDWTRRRLLEQHALGGRYITVVGSPEQVADELEAWIAETGLDGFNLTRIVTPESYVDFIELVIPELQRRGSYKTAYEQGSLRQKLFRQGDYLPGRHTGSAFRR, encoded by the coding sequence ATGGCCGAAGCGAAAAAGAAGATTCTGCTCAACGCGTTCAACATGAACTGCGTCGGCCACATCAACCACGGCTTGTGGACACACCCACGGGACACCTCGACCCAATACAAGACCCTCGAGTATTGGACTGAGCTGGCGCAACTGCTCGAACGTGGCCTGTTCGACGGCCTGTTCATCGCCGACATCGTCGGCGTGTACGACGTCTACCAGCAGTCGGTGGACGTGCCGTTGAAAGAGTCGATCCAGTTGCCGGTCAACGACCCTTTGCTGCTGGTGTCGGCCATGGCCGCCGTGACGAAAAACCTGGGCTTTGGCCTGACCGCCAACCTGACCTACGAAGCGCCGTACCTGTTCGCCCGGCGCCTGTCGACACTCGATCACCTGAGCCGCGGCCGGGTCGGCTGGAACATCGTCACCGGTTACCTGGACAGTGCCGCCAAAGCCATGGGCCTCAGCGAGCAGGTGGAACACGACCGTCGTTACGACCAGGCCGACGAATACCTGGAGGTGCTCTACAAACTCTGGGAAGGCAGTTGGGAAAACGATGCGGTGCTCAACGACCCGCAGCAGCGGATCTACGCGCAGCCAGGCAAGGTGCACAAGGTCGAGCACCGTGGCGAGTTCTACCAGGTCGAGGGTTATCACCTCTGCGAGCCCTCGCCGCAGCGCACGCCGGTGCTGTTCCAGGCCGGCAGTTCCGAGCGCGGCCTGCTGTTCGCCGGGCGTCACGCCGAGTGCGTGTTCATCAGCGGGCAGAACAAGCCATCGACCAAGGCCCAGGTGGACAAGGTCCGCGCCAGCGCCATCGAGGCCGGACGCAACCCGCAGGACATCAAGGTGTTCATGGGGCTCAACGTGATCGTCGGCGCCACCGAGGAGCAGGCCTGGGCCAAGCACGCCGAGTACTTGAGCTACGCCAGCGCCGAGGCCGGCGTGGCGCATTTCTCGGCCTCGACCGGGATCGACTTTTCCGAGTACGCCATCGACGAGCCGATCCAGTACGTGAAGAGCAACGCCATCCAGTCCGCCACCAAACACCTGCAAAACAACGACTGGACCCGCCGCCGACTGCTCGAACAACACGCCCTCGGTGGTCGCTACATCACCGTGGTCGGCTCGCCCGAACAAGTGGCGGATGAACTGGAAGCGTGGATCGCCGAAACCGGCCTGGACGGCTTCAACCTGACGCGCATCGTCACGCCGGAAAGCTATGTGGATTTCATCGAACTGGTGATCCCCGAGTTGCAGCGGCGGGGGTCCTACAAGACCGCGTATGAGCAGGGCAGCTTGCGGCAGAAGCTGTTTCGCCAGGGGGACTATTTGCCTGGGCGACATACCGGGTCGGCGTTTCGCCGCTGA
- a CDS encoding SfnB family sulfur acquisition oxidoreductase, translating into MSLSRHVAVITSDEQALIVASDLAEDFKRDSAQRDRERRLPHPELEVFSRSGLWGISVPREYGGAGVSNVTLAKVIALIAQADGSLGQIPQNHFYALEVLRVTGSAEQKQRLYAEVLAGQRFGNALAELGTKTAHDRTTRLTRFGDGYRINGRKFYATGALYAQRIPTSVVDENGVQQLAFVPHDSRGLTVIDDWSGFGQRTTGSGSVVFEDVFVAAEDVIPFQAAFETPTTVGPLAQILHAAIDTGIARAAFEDALHFVRTRTRPWIDATHDKASDDPLTLKSFGQLSIRLHAAEALLERAGEVLDKAQADTRAETVAAASIAVAEARAISTEISLAAGSTLFELAGSQATLIEHGLDRHWRNARVHTLHDPVRWKYHAVGNYYLNEQNPPLRGTI; encoded by the coding sequence ATGTCTCTTTCTCGCCACGTCGCGGTCATCACCAGCGATGAGCAAGCCCTGATCGTCGCCAGTGACCTGGCCGAAGACTTCAAGCGTGACAGCGCCCAGCGTGACCGCGAGCGTCGCCTGCCACACCCGGAGCTGGAAGTGTTTTCCCGCTCCGGGTTGTGGGGCATCAGCGTGCCCAGGGAATACGGCGGCGCCGGTGTCTCCAACGTCACCCTGGCCAAGGTGATCGCCTTGATTGCCCAGGCCGATGGCTCGCTGGGGCAGATCCCGCAAAACCATTTTTATGCCCTGGAAGTGCTGCGCGTGACCGGCAGCGCCGAGCAGAAACAACGCCTTTACGCCGAAGTTTTGGCCGGCCAGCGCTTCGGCAATGCCCTGGCTGAACTCGGCACCAAGACCGCCCACGACCGCACCACACGACTGACCCGCTTTGGCGACGGCTACCGCATCAACGGGCGCAAGTTCTACGCCACCGGCGCCCTCTACGCACAACGCATCCCGACCTCGGTGGTGGATGAAAACGGCGTGCAGCAACTCGCCTTTGTGCCCCATGACAGCCGGGGCCTGACGGTGATCGACGACTGGAGCGGCTTCGGCCAGCGCACCACCGGCAGCGGTTCGGTGGTGTTCGAAGACGTCTTCGTTGCCGCCGAAGACGTGATCCCCTTTCAAGCCGCGTTCGAAACCCCGACCACGGTCGGCCCGCTGGCGCAGATTCTTCACGCCGCCATCGACACCGGCATCGCCCGCGCGGCCTTTGAAGACGCGCTGCATTTCGTGCGCACCAGGACCCGCCCCTGGATCGACGCCACCCATGACAAAGCCAGCGACGACCCGCTGACCCTCAAGAGTTTCGGCCAACTGAGCATTCGCCTGCACGCCGCCGAAGCGTTACTGGAGCGTGCCGGCGAGGTACTCGACAAAGCCCAGGCCGACACCCGTGCCGAGACGGTCGCAGCCGCGTCCATCGCGGTCGCCGAGGCCCGCGCCATCAGCACCGAAATCTCCCTCGCCGCCGGCAGCACCCTGTTCGAACTGGCCGGCAGCCAGGCCACCCTGATCGAGCATGGCCTGGACCGTCACTGGCGCAACGCGCGGGTCCACACGCTGCACGACCCGGTGCGCTGGAAGTACCACGCCGTGGGCAACTACTACCTCAACGAACAGAACCCGCCATTGCGGGGGACCATCTGA
- a CDS encoding SfnB family sulfur acquisition oxidoreductase has translation MSSLADAVVHSDLDVAPLLLPAQVLRNDAQAIKAAQDLAQVARLQAAKRDRQRKLPWSEIEQFTQSGLGSIAIARQYGGPQVSFVTLAEVFAIISAADPALGQIPQNQFGILNLIQGCASEAQKQQLFTSVLEGWRIGNAGPERGTQNTLELKARITADGDGFVINGQKFYSTGALFAHWVAVKALNDEGRQVLAFVRRGTPGLRIVDDWSGFGQRTTASGTIVLNNVRVDAELVLDNWKINEQPNIQGAVSQLIQAAIDAGIARGAVDDAIEFVRTRARPWIDANVERASDDLYVIADIGKLKIELHAAEALLRKAGQVLDQVSAAPITAESAARASIAVAEAKVLTTEISLLASEKLFELAGSRATLAEFNLDRHWRNARVHTLHDPVRWKYYAVGAYRLNGKLPARHSWI, from the coding sequence ATGTCCAGTCTTGCAGATGCAGTTGTCCACAGCGATTTGGATGTCGCCCCGTTGTTGTTGCCCGCGCAGGTACTGCGCAATGACGCACAAGCCATCAAGGCCGCCCAAGATCTGGCGCAGGTCGCCCGTTTGCAGGCGGCCAAACGCGACCGTCAGCGCAAGTTGCCGTGGTCAGAAATTGAACAGTTCACCCAGAGCGGCCTGGGCAGCATTGCCATCGCCCGCCAATACGGCGGCCCGCAGGTTTCGTTCGTCACCCTGGCCGAAGTGTTCGCGATCATCAGCGCCGCCGACCCGGCGCTGGGGCAGATCCCGCAGAACCAGTTCGGCATTCTCAATCTGATTCAGGGTTGCGCCAGCGAAGCGCAGAAGCAGCAGCTGTTCACCAGCGTGCTCGAAGGCTGGCGCATCGGCAACGCCGGGCCCGAGCGCGGCACCCAAAACACCCTGGAACTCAAGGCCCGGATCACCGCCGACGGCGACGGGTTTGTCATCAACGGCCAGAAGTTCTATTCCACCGGCGCGCTGTTCGCCCACTGGGTCGCGGTCAAGGCGCTGAACGATGAGGGCCGCCAGGTATTGGCCTTCGTTCGTCGTGGCACACCGGGCCTGCGCATCGTCGATGACTGGTCCGGCTTCGGCCAGCGCACCACCGCCAGCGGCACCATCGTGCTCAACAACGTTCGAGTCGACGCCGAGCTGGTGCTGGACAACTGGAAGATCAATGAACAACCGAACATCCAGGGCGCCGTGTCGCAATTGATCCAGGCGGCCATCGACGCCGGCATCGCGCGCGGCGCCGTCGATGACGCCATCGAATTCGTCCGCACCCGCGCCCGCCCGTGGATCGACGCCAACGTCGAACGCGCCAGCGATGACCTGTATGTGATCGCCGACATCGGCAAACTGAAAATCGAACTGCACGCCGCCGAGGCGCTGCTGCGCAAGGCCGGGCAGGTACTCGACCAGGTCAGCGCTGCACCGATCACCGCCGAATCCGCCGCGCGGGCCTCGATTGCCGTGGCTGAAGCCAAGGTGCTGACTACCGAAATCTCTCTGCTGGCCAGCGAAAAACTGTTCGAACTGGCCGGCAGCCGCGCGACCCTCGCCGAATTCAACCTCGACCGCCACTGGCGCAACGCCCGCGTGCACACCCTGCATGACCCGGTGCGCTGGAAGTACTACGCCGTGGGCGCCTATCGCCTGAACGGTAAGTTGCCCGCCCGGCATTCCTGGATCTAA
- the tcyN gene encoding L-cystine ABC transporter ATP-binding protein TcyN yields MIVVEKLTKQFKGHVVLNGIDLEVKEGEVVAIIGPSGSGKTTFLRCLNFLEEPSSGRIKVGDIEIDGSRPLNQQQGLVRRLRQHVGFVFQNFNLFPHRTALENVVEGPIVVKKTPPAEAIALGKKLLARVGLAGKEDAYPRRLSGGQQQRVAIARALAMEPEVILFDEPTSALDPELVGEVLSTIRSLAEEKRTMVIVTHEMGFARDVANRVVFFDKGVIVEQGEAKALFANPKEERTKQFLSKFLNNAHN; encoded by the coding sequence ATGATTGTCGTGGAAAAACTGACAAAGCAGTTCAAGGGTCACGTTGTGCTCAACGGCATCGACCTTGAGGTCAAGGAAGGCGAGGTCGTGGCGATCATCGGGCCCAGCGGCTCGGGCAAGACCACGTTCCTGCGCTGCCTGAACTTCCTCGAAGAACCCAGCAGCGGCCGGATCAAGGTGGGCGACATCGAGATTGATGGCAGCCGCCCGTTGAACCAGCAGCAGGGCCTGGTGCGGCGCTTGCGCCAGCACGTCGGCTTCGTGTTCCAGAACTTCAACCTGTTCCCCCATCGCACGGCACTGGAAAATGTCGTCGAAGGGCCGATCGTGGTGAAGAAGACGCCGCCTGCCGAGGCGATTGCCCTGGGCAAGAAACTCCTGGCCAGGGTCGGCCTGGCGGGCAAGGAAGACGCTTACCCGCGACGCCTCTCCGGTGGTCAGCAACAGCGTGTGGCGATTGCCCGAGCGCTGGCGATGGAGCCGGAAGTGATCCTGTTCGACGAGCCGACCTCGGCTCTCGACCCGGAACTGGTGGGTGAGGTGCTGTCGACCATCCGCAGCCTGGCCGAAGAAAAACGCACCATGGTGATCGTCACCCACGAGATGGGTTTTGCCCGTGACGTGGCCAACCGCGTGGTGTTTTTCGACAAGGGCGTGATCGTTGAACAGGGCGAAGCCAAGGCGCTGTTTGCCAACCCCAAAGAAGAGCGGACCAAACAGTTTCTCAGCAAGTTCCTCAATAACGCCCACAACTAA
- the tcyL gene encoding cystine ABC transporter permease, translating to MEEAFQLALDSAPFLLKGAYYTVILSLGGMFFGLLMGFGLALMRLSRFKLVSWIARIYVSFFRGTPLLVQLFVIYYGLPQLGVELDPLPAALIGFSLNMAAYACEILRAAISSIERGQWEAAASIGMTRAQTLRRAILPQAMRTALPPLGNSFISLVKDTALAATIQVPELFRQAQLITARTFEIFTMYLAAALIYWVLATVLSHLQNQLEARVNRHDQES from the coding sequence ATGGAAGAAGCTTTCCAACTCGCACTGGACTCCGCGCCCTTTCTGCTCAAGGGCGCGTACTACACAGTGATTCTGAGCCTGGGCGGCATGTTCTTCGGCCTGCTGATGGGCTTCGGCCTGGCGCTGATGCGCCTGTCGCGCTTCAAACTGGTGAGCTGGATCGCCCGCATCTACGTGTCGTTCTTTCGCGGCACGCCGTTGCTGGTGCAGCTGTTCGTGATCTATTACGGCTTGCCGCAATTGGGCGTCGAACTCGATCCGCTGCCGGCGGCCCTGATCGGCTTCTCGCTGAACATGGCGGCCTATGCCTGCGAAATCCTGCGTGCCGCGATCAGCTCCATCGAGCGCGGCCAGTGGGAAGCGGCGGCCAGTATCGGCATGACCCGCGCGCAGACCCTGCGCCGGGCCATCCTGCCGCAGGCCATGCGCACGGCGTTGCCGCCGCTGGGCAACAGCTTCATTTCGCTGGTCAAGGACACGGCGCTGGCGGCCACCATCCAGGTGCCGGAACTGTTCCGCCAGGCGCAGCTGATCACCGCCCGGACCTTCGAAATCTTCACCATGTATCTGGCCGCCGCGCTGATCTACTGGGTTCTGGCCACGGTGCTTTCGCACCTGCAGAACCAGTTGGAAGCGCGGGTCAATCGGCACGACCAGGAGTCCTGA
- the tcyJ gene encoding cystine ABC transporter substrate-binding protein translates to MNFSALRRNLLVGSLGLALSAGLLGQAVAGEQLQKIKDAGVINVGLEGTYPPFSFVDADGKLAGFEVEFSEALAKELGVKVKLQPTKWDGILAALESKRLDAVINQVTISEERKKKYDFSEPYTVSGIQALVLTKNKDTIKTAQDLAGKKVGVGLGTNYEQWVKENVPKADVRTYEDDPTKFQDLRVGRIDAILIDRLAALEYAKKAKDTTAAGEAFSRQEAGIALRKGEPELLDAVNKAIEKLRADGTLAKLSEKYFNADVTK, encoded by the coding sequence ATGAATTTTTCCGCACTACGTCGAAATCTGCTGGTCGGTTCGCTGGGCCTGGCGCTGAGCGCCGGTCTGTTGGGGCAAGCGGTTGCCGGTGAGCAACTGCAAAAAATCAAGGATGCAGGCGTGATCAACGTCGGCCTGGAAGGCACCTACCCACCGTTCAGTTTCGTCGACGCCGACGGCAAACTGGCCGGCTTCGAAGTGGAGTTCTCCGAAGCCCTGGCCAAGGAGCTGGGTGTGAAGGTCAAGCTGCAGCCGACCAAATGGGACGGCATCCTCGCCGCCCTGGAGTCCAAGCGCCTGGACGCGGTGATCAACCAGGTGACCATCTCCGAAGAGCGCAAGAAGAAGTATGACTTCTCCGAGCCGTACACCGTTTCCGGCATCCAGGCACTGGTGCTGACCAAGAACAAGGACACCATCAAGACTGCGCAAGACCTGGCTGGCAAGAAGGTCGGCGTGGGTCTGGGCACCAACTACGAGCAGTGGGTGAAAGAGAACGTGCCGAAGGCTGACGTGCGCACCTACGAAGACGATCCGACCAAGTTCCAGGACCTGCGCGTCGGCCGCATCGACGCTATCCTGATCGACCGTCTGGCCGCGCTGGAATACGCCAAGAAGGCCAAGGACACCACCGCCGCCGGCGAAGCGTTCTCCCGTCAGGAAGCCGGTATCGCCCTGCGCAAAGGCGAGCCAGAGCTGCTGGATGCGGTGAACAAGGCCATCGAAAAACTGCGTGCCGACGGCACCCTGGCCAAGCTCTCCGAGAAATACTTCAACGCTGACGTCACCAAGTAA
- a CDS encoding D-cysteine desulfhydrase: protein MIKQQLARFDRLDLLSHPTPLEKLERLSTWLGRDVYIKRDDLTPLAMGGNKLRKLEYLGADALAQGADTLITAGALQSNHVRQTAALAARLGLGCVALLENPLGSDDANFVGNGNRLLLDLFDAKVELVDNLDNADEQLEALAARLRSSGRKPYLVPIGGSNALGALGYVRAGLELAEQIKDTGLDFAAVVLASGSAGTHSGLALALSETLPGLPVIGVTVSRSDEAQRPKVQGLAERTAALLEVNLPDTFKVELWDEYFAPRYGEPNAGTLAAVKLLASQEGVLLDPVYTGKAMAGLLDGIGRQRFDEGPIIFLHTGGSPALFAYKDFL, encoded by the coding sequence ATGATCAAACAACAGCTCGCCCGTTTCGACCGCCTCGACTTGCTCAGCCACCCGACCCCTCTGGAAAAACTCGAACGCCTGTCCACCTGGCTGGGCCGCGATGTCTACATCAAGCGCGACGACCTGACGCCGCTGGCGATGGGTGGCAACAAGCTGCGCAAACTCGAATACCTGGGCGCCGACGCCCTGGCCCAGGGCGCCGATACGCTGATCACCGCAGGCGCCCTGCAATCGAACCACGTGCGCCAGACCGCCGCCCTCGCTGCCCGGCTCGGCCTGGGTTGCGTCGCGCTGCTGGAGAATCCGCTGGGCTCTGACGACGCCAATTTCGTCGGCAACGGCAATCGCCTGCTGCTCGACCTGTTCGATGCCAAGGTCGAATTGGTGGACAACCTCGACAACGCCGACGAGCAACTCGAGGCGCTGGCCGCACGCCTGCGCAGCAGCGGCAGGAAGCCTTACCTGGTGCCGATCGGCGGCTCCAACGCGTTGGGCGCGCTGGGTTATGTGCGCGCTGGCCTGGAGCTGGCCGAGCAAATCAAGGACACCGGTCTCGACTTCGCCGCCGTGGTGCTCGCCTCGGGCAGCGCTGGCACCCACAGCGGCCTGGCCCTGGCCTTGAGCGAAACCCTGCCGGGCCTGCCGGTGATTGGCGTCACGGTTTCGCGCAGTGATGAAGCGCAGCGGCCAAAGGTCCAGGGCCTGGCCGAGCGCACGGCAGCGTTGCTGGAAGTGAACCTGCCGGACACGTTCAAGGTCGAGTTGTGGGACGAATATTTCGCACCGCGCTACGGCGAGCCCAACGCGGGGACGCTGGCAGCGGTCAAGCTGCTGGCCAGCCAGGAAGGCGTGCTGCTGGACCCGGTCTACACTGGCAAGGCCATGGCTGGCTTGCTCGACGGCATCGGACGCCAGCGTTTCGACGAAGGTCCGATCATTTTCCTGCACACCGGCGGCTCGCCGGCGTTGTTTGCCTACAAGGATTTTCTGTAA
- the epsC gene encoding serine O-acetyltransferase EpsC: MSERSSHWQLQTIVSQLRSARDQWRTQNGRASGEQGGRELPSRAAMADILEALCGALFPMRLGPVDLREESEDFYVGHTLDVALNALLGQARLELRYVARHNAEADSEVEARTIAIIQEFALALPGLRTLLDTDVLAAYHGDPAARSVDEVLLCYPGILAVIHHRLAHHLYRAGLPLLARISAEIAHSATGIDIHPGAQIGRSFFIDHGTGVVIGETAIIGERVRIYQAVTLGAKRFPADEDGQLQKGHPRHPIVEDDVVIYAGATILGRITIGKGSTIGGNVWLTRSVPAGSNLTQASLQLDDGTQK; encoded by the coding sequence GTGAGTGAGCGTTCCAGCCATTGGCAATTGCAGACCATTGTCAGCCAACTGCGCAGTGCGCGCGATCAGTGGCGTACGCAAAACGGCCGCGCCAGTGGCGAGCAGGGCGGCCGTGAGCTGCCGTCGCGCGCCGCCATGGCGGATATTCTCGAAGCGTTGTGCGGCGCGCTGTTCCCGATGCGCCTGGGGCCGGTGGACCTGCGCGAAGAGAGCGAAGATTTCTACGTCGGCCACACCCTGGACGTTGCGCTCAACGCGCTGCTCGGCCAGGCGCGGCTTGAGTTGCGCTACGTGGCCCGGCACAACGCCGAGGCCGACAGCGAAGTGGAAGCCCGCACCATCGCCATCATCCAGGAGTTTGCCCTGGCCCTGCCGGGCTTGCGCACGCTGCTCGATACCGATGTGCTGGCGGCCTATCACGGTGACCCGGCGGCGCGCAGCGTCGATGAGGTGTTGCTGTGCTACCCGGGGATCCTGGCGGTGATTCACCACCGCCTCGCTCACCATCTGTACCGCGCCGGCCTGCCCTTGCTGGCACGTATCAGCGCGGAAATCGCCCACTCGGCGACCGGCATCGACATTCACCCCGGCGCGCAGATCGGCCGCAGTTTCTTCATCGATCACGGCACCGGCGTGGTGATCGGCGAAACGGCGATCATCGGCGAGCGCGTGCGCATTTATCAGGCCGTGACCCTGGGCGCCAAGCGCTTCCCGGCGGACGAGGACGGCCAGTTGCAGAAGGGCCACCCCCGGCACCCGATCGTCGAGGACGACGTGGTGATCTACGCCGGCGCAACGATCCTGGGGCGGATCACCATCGGCAAGGGCTCGACCATCGGCGGCAACGTCTGGCTGACCCGCAGCGTGCCGGCGGGGTCTAACCTGACCCAGGCCAGCCTGCAGCTGGATGATGGGACGCAGAAGTAG